One stretch of Streptomyces sp. 135 DNA includes these proteins:
- a CDS encoding ABC-2 family transporter protein translates to MHVRAGRFRLYAAVAEGGFRRYATYRVATAAGVFTNTVFGLILAYTYLALWDERPGLGGYDQAQAVTFVWLGQALLTVMALMGGGFEGELIERIRTGDIAVDLYRPADLQAWWLASDLGRALFQLLGRGVLPMAAGALVFDLALPADPLRWLAFLTAVVLGALVSFALRFLVALSAFWTMDGAGVSQVAMLAGTFFSGMLLPLNVFPGALGEVARALPWSALLQVPADVFLGRHTGLDLIRMYAFQLGWAAALLTAGRLLQAVATRRVVVQGG, encoded by the coding sequence ATGCACGTGCGCGCAGGACGGTTCCGTCTGTACGCCGCCGTCGCCGAAGGAGGGTTCCGCAGATACGCCACTTACCGGGTCGCGACCGCGGCAGGAGTGTTCACCAACACCGTCTTCGGGCTGATCCTCGCCTACACCTACCTCGCGCTCTGGGACGAGCGGCCCGGCCTCGGCGGGTACGACCAGGCGCAGGCCGTCACCTTCGTCTGGCTCGGGCAGGCCCTGCTCACGGTCATGGCGCTGATGGGCGGCGGCTTCGAGGGCGAGCTGATCGAGCGGATCCGCACCGGTGACATCGCCGTCGACCTCTACCGGCCCGCCGACCTCCAGGCCTGGTGGCTGGCGAGCGACCTGGGCCGCGCCCTCTTCCAGCTCCTCGGGCGCGGCGTCCTGCCGATGGCGGCCGGCGCGCTCGTCTTCGACCTGGCGCTGCCCGCCGATCCGCTGCGCTGGCTCGCGTTCCTCACGGCCGTCGTGCTCGGCGCCCTCGTCAGCTTCGCGCTGCGCTTCCTGGTGGCGCTCTCCGCGTTCTGGACCATGGACGGCGCGGGCGTCAGCCAGGTGGCGATGCTCGCGGGCACCTTCTTCTCCGGGATGCTCCTGCCGCTGAACGTCTTCCCCGGGGCGCTCGGCGAGGTCGCCCGCGCGCTGCCCTGGTCGGCGCTGCTCCAGGTCCCCGCGGACGTGTTCCTCGGCCGGCACACCGGCCTCGACCTGATACGCATGTACGCCTTCCAGCTCGGCTGGGCCGCGGCGCTGCTGACCGCCGGGCGGCTGCTCCAGGCCGTGGCGACCCGACGGGTGGTGGTCCAGGGTGGCTGA
- a CDS encoding transglycosylase domain-containing protein, with amino-acid sequence MSDEPQQQGPAGDGGEATGTGKAKKPKRPKRTGWRRLFPTWRMVLGGFLLLALLCVGAFLAGYLLVEIPPANAAATKQSNVYLYEDGTEIARDGKVNRENVPLSEVPLHVQRAVLAAEDRDFHSESAVDPKAMVRAAWNTVTGKGKQSGSTITQQYVKNYYLGQEQTVTRKVKEFFISIKLDREVSKDDILSGYLNTSYFGRNAYGVQAAAQAYYGKNVKDLSTAEGAYLATLLNSPNAYDVATHPENKQRAAGRWNYVLDGMVKEGWLGKADRAKAKFPMPDEAKGAAGLSGQRGYVVKAVEDYLTTNKIIDEDTLAKGGYRITTTLQKDRQDAFKKAVDDQVMSKVDKDARKVDRNVRAGGASIDPATGKVVAMYGGIDYTKQYVNNATRRDYQVGSTFKPFVFTSAVENGSVTQDGRPITPNTVYDGTNKRPVQGWSGGTYAPENEDQVSYGETTVREATDKSVNSVYAQMAVDVGADKVKDTAIALGVPKTTPDLTASPSIALGPSTASVLDMTEAYATLANHGKHGTYTIVEKVTKGGEEVELPEQATKQTVTREAADTTTSILQSVVQGGTGTAAQGAGRPAAGKTGTAENDTAAWFAGYTPDLATVVAVMGQDPETGAHTPLYGALGETRINGGAYPARVWAQFTKAALEGKPVKDFDLELEQGADLPLPPDPTTTGGTLPPESGKPTEGGPTDGGTTDGGTGTGGATTTGGGTDTGGATTTDGGTDTGGPATGGQTGDQTDGGATTDGGATDGGTADGGTPGGPTDGGTDAGGATDDGGASDGGAIGALTDD; translated from the coding sequence ATGAGCGACGAGCCGCAGCAGCAGGGCCCCGCCGGGGACGGTGGCGAGGCCACCGGGACCGGCAAGGCCAAGAAGCCGAAGCGCCCCAAGCGCACGGGCTGGCGGCGGCTCTTCCCGACCTGGCGCATGGTCCTCGGCGGCTTCCTGCTGCTGGCCCTGCTCTGCGTGGGCGCCTTCCTGGCCGGCTACCTGCTGGTGGAGATCCCCCCGGCCAACGCCGCGGCGACCAAGCAGAGCAACGTCTACCTGTACGAGGACGGGACGGAGATCGCGCGTGACGGAAAGGTCAACCGCGAGAACGTCCCGCTGTCCGAAGTCCCCCTGCACGTCCAGCGCGCCGTCCTCGCCGCCGAGGACCGCGACTTCCACAGCGAGTCCGCGGTCGACCCGAAGGCGATGGTCCGCGCGGCCTGGAACACCGTCACCGGCAAGGGCAAGCAGTCCGGCTCCACGATCACCCAGCAGTACGTGAAGAACTACTACCTGGGCCAGGAGCAGACGGTCACCCGCAAGGTGAAGGAGTTCTTCATCTCCATCAAGCTGGACCGCGAGGTGAGCAAGGACGACATCCTCTCCGGCTACCTGAACACCAGCTACTTCGGCCGCAACGCGTACGGCGTGCAGGCCGCCGCCCAGGCGTACTACGGCAAGAACGTCAAGGACCTCTCCACCGCCGAGGGCGCCTACCTCGCGACCCTGCTCAACTCCCCCAACGCGTACGACGTCGCCACGCACCCCGAGAACAAGCAGCGCGCGGCGGGCCGCTGGAACTACGTCCTGGACGGCATGGTCAAGGAGGGCTGGCTCGGCAAGGCGGACCGGGCGAAGGCGAAGTTCCCGATGCCCGACGAGGCCAAGGGCGCGGCGGGCCTGTCCGGGCAGCGCGGCTATGTCGTGAAGGCCGTCGAGGACTACCTCACCACCAACAAGATCATCGATGAGGACACCCTCGCCAAGGGCGGCTACCGCATCACCACCACGCTCCAGAAGGACCGCCAGGACGCCTTCAAGAAGGCCGTCGACGACCAGGTGATGTCGAAGGTCGACAAGGACGCCCGCAAGGTGGACCGCAACGTCCGCGCGGGCGGCGCCTCCATCGACCCGGCCACCGGCAAGGTCGTCGCGATGTACGGCGGCATCGACTACACCAAGCAGTACGTCAACAACGCCACGCGCCGCGACTACCAGGTCGGCTCGACGTTCAAGCCGTTCGTGTTCACCTCGGCGGTGGAGAACGGCTCGGTCACCCAGGACGGCCGCCCCATCACCCCCAACACCGTGTACGACGGCACCAACAAGCGTCCCGTGCAGGGCTGGAGCGGCGGCACGTACGCCCCCGAGAACGAGGACCAGGTCTCCTACGGCGAGACCACCGTCCGCGAGGCCACCGACAAGTCGGTGAACTCGGTGTACGCGCAGATGGCCGTCGACGTCGGCGCCGACAAGGTCAAGGACACCGCGATCGCCCTCGGCGTCCCGAAGACCACCCCCGACCTCACCGCGTCCCCCTCCATCGCGCTCGGCCCCTCCACCGCGAGCGTCCTGGACATGACCGAGGCGTACGCGACCCTGGCCAACCACGGCAAGCACGGCACGTACACGATCGTCGAGAAGGTCACCAAGGGCGGCGAGGAGGTCGAGCTGCCGGAGCAGGCCACCAAGCAGACCGTCACCCGCGAGGCCGCCGACACCACCACGTCCATCCTGCAGAGCGTCGTCCAGGGCGGCACCGGCACCGCCGCCCAGGGCGCGGGGCGGCCCGCCGCGGGCAAGACCGGCACCGCAGAGAACGACACGGCGGCCTGGTTCGCCGGCTACACCCCCGACCTCGCCACCGTGGTCGCCGTCATGGGCCAGGACCCGGAGACCGGCGCGCATACCCCGCTGTACGGCGCCCTCGGCGAGACCCGCATCAACGGCGGCGCCTACCCGGCCCGCGTCTGGGCGCAGTTCACCAAGGCCGCCCTGGAGGGCAAGCCGGTCAAGGACTTCGACCTGGAGCTGGAGCAGGGCGCTGACCTGCCGCTGCCGCCCGACCCGACCACCACCGGCGGCACGCTGCCCCCGGAGAGCGGCAAGCCCACCGAGGGCGGCCCCACCGACGGCGGCACGACGGACGGCGGCACCGGCACGGGCGGCGCCACCACCACCGGCGGCGGCACGGACACCGGCGGCGCGACCACCACCGACGGCGGCACGGACACCGGCGGACCGGCCACCGGCGGCCAGACGGGTGACCAGACCGACGGCGGAGCCACCACGGACGGCGGCGCCACCGACGGCGGAACGGCCGACGGAGGAACCCCGGGCGGCCCGACGGACGGCGGCACCGACGCGGGAGGAGCCACCGACGACGGCGGCGCCTCGGACGGCGGCGCGATCGGCGCCCTGACGGACGACTAG
- a CDS encoding multidrug efflux SMR transporter produces the protein MAWVLLIVAGLLEVGWSIGMKYTDGFTRLWPSVFTGAGIVASMLLLSYAARSLPIGTAYGVWVGIGAAGAAVLGMVILGEPVTAARIFFVCLLLVAVVGLKATSGH, from the coding sequence ATGGCCTGGGTTCTGTTGATCGTCGCCGGTCTGCTCGAAGTGGGCTGGTCGATCGGGATGAAGTACACCGACGGATTCACCCGGCTGTGGCCCAGCGTGTTCACGGGCGCGGGCATCGTCGCGAGCATGCTGCTGCTGTCGTACGCCGCCAGGTCGCTGCCCATCGGTACCGCGTACGGCGTGTGGGTGGGCATCGGTGCCGCGGGCGCGGCGGTGCTCGGCATGGTGATCCTGGGTGAGCCGGTCACCGCCGCGCGGATCTTCTTCGTCTGCTTGCTGCTGGTGGCCGTGGTCGGCCTGAAGGCGACCTCCGGGCACTGA
- a CDS encoding co-chaperone GroES has protein sequence MSEKTHHDDKLPIRMLHDRVLVRQDTSEGERRSGGGILIPATAAVGRRLAWAEVVAVGQNVRTVEPGDRVLYDPEDRAEVEVRGVAYVLMRERDLHAVAADRFEGSEDTTGLYL, from the coding sequence GTGAGCGAGAAGACCCACCACGACGACAAGCTGCCCATCCGGATGCTGCACGACCGCGTGCTCGTGCGGCAGGACACCAGTGAGGGCGAGCGGCGCTCCGGCGGCGGCATCCTGATCCCCGCGACCGCGGCCGTGGGCCGCAGGCTCGCCTGGGCCGAGGTGGTCGCCGTCGGGCAGAACGTCCGCACGGTAGAGCCGGGCGACCGGGTGCTGTACGACCCCGAGGACCGCGCCGAGGTCGAGGTGCGGGGCGTGGCGTACGTCCTGATGCGCGAGCGCGATCTGCACGCCGTGGCCGCGGACCGGTTCGAGGGCTCCGAGGACACGACGGGCCTGTATCTGTAG
- a CDS encoding DUF3618 domain-containing protein — MSDARTPAQIEADIKRRRDQLAETLDEIGVRVHPKTIVGDAKARVVSSVDNSLGRAYVGANRFVSDVKGRFVAEDGSPRIERIVPVALVAVGLVGLCVVASRRRDS; from the coding sequence GTGTCGGATGCCAGGACCCCTGCGCAGATCGAGGCGGACATCAAGCGCCGGCGCGACCAGCTGGCCGAGACCCTCGACGAGATCGGGGTGCGCGTCCACCCGAAGACGATCGTCGGGGACGCGAAGGCGAGGGTCGTCTCCAGTGTGGACAACTCACTGGGCCGGGCGTACGTCGGGGCGAACCGATTCGTCTCGGACGTGAAGGGCCGGTTCGTCGCGGAGGACGGTTCACCCCGTATCGAGCGGATCGTCCCGGTCGCCCTGGTGGCCGTGGGGCTCGTCGGGCTGTGCGTGGTGGCCTCGCGGCGCCGCGACAGCTGA
- the bcp gene encoding thioredoxin-dependent thiol peroxidase: MSERLQPGDTAPAFTLPDADGKDVSLADHKGRKVIVYFYPAALTPGCTKQACDFTDNLDVLAAAGYDVIGVSPDKPEKLAKFREQENLKVTLVGDPSKETLEAYGAFGEKKLYGKTVTGVIRSTVVVDEQGKVEHAFYNVKATGHVAKIIRDLGV, translated from the coding sequence ATGAGCGAGCGACTTCAGCCCGGCGACACCGCCCCCGCCTTCACCCTGCCCGACGCCGACGGCAAGGACGTCTCGCTGGCCGACCACAAGGGCCGCAAGGTCATCGTCTACTTCTACCCGGCCGCCCTCACCCCCGGCTGCACCAAGCAGGCCTGCGACTTCACCGACAACCTCGACGTCCTCGCCGCGGCCGGATACGACGTCATCGGCGTGTCGCCGGACAAGCCGGAGAAGCTCGCGAAGTTCCGCGAGCAGGAGAACCTCAAGGTCACGCTGGTCGGCGACCCCTCCAAGGAGACCCTGGAGGCCTACGGCGCCTTCGGTGAGAAGAAGCTCTACGGCAAGACGGTGACCGGCGTCATCCGCTCCACCGTCGTCGTCGACGAACAGGGCAAGGTCGAGCACGCCTTCTACAACGTGAAGGCGACCGGCCACGTCGCCAAGATCATCAGGGACCTCGGCGTCTGA
- the proP gene encoding glycine betaine/L-proline transporter ProP, producing MAAHDETAADTEAIRRHRTLFRAAKRRKNPPLRRTDITVTDEAAVKRAVKAASLGNAMEWFDFGIYSYLAVTIGHVFFPSGNDTVQLISSFATFAVSFLVRPIGGMVFGPMGDKIGRKKVLALTMIMMAIGTLAIGLIPSYATIGFWAPVLLIFFRLVQGFSTGGEYGGASTFIAEYAPDKRRGYFGSFLELGTLAGYTGAAGLVLILNTTLGADTMESWGWRVPFLVAGPLGLVGLYLRLKLDETPAFQKLEDASFHSASEGASTVETTAKGDLAKIFRRHWPTLILCVALVGAYNVTDYMLLSYMPTYLSDELGYDDSHGLLILIGTMIVLMLIMNQVGRLSDRFGRKPLLMTGMLGFLFLSLPSFLLIKQGSLLAVSGGMLLLGLSLVCLLGTMSATLPALFPTSVRYGSLSVGYNLSASLFGGTAPLVITSLISVTGTDMVPAYYSMAAAVVGVIAVACMKETAQKPLSGSPPSVETKEEAAELVEAQATAPRF from the coding sequence ATGGCGGCCCACGACGAGACCGCGGCCGATACCGAGGCGATCAGACGCCACCGCACACTGTTCCGGGCCGCCAAACGGCGCAAGAACCCGCCGCTGCGCCGCACCGACATCACGGTCACGGACGAAGCCGCGGTCAAGCGGGCGGTCAAGGCCGCCTCGCTCGGCAACGCCATGGAGTGGTTCGACTTCGGCATCTACAGCTACCTGGCCGTCACCATCGGCCACGTCTTCTTCCCTTCCGGGAACGACACGGTCCAGCTGATCTCCTCCTTCGCGACCTTCGCGGTCTCCTTCCTGGTCCGGCCCATCGGCGGCATGGTGTTCGGCCCGATGGGCGACAAGATCGGCCGCAAGAAGGTCCTCGCGCTGACGATGATCATGATGGCGATCGGCACGCTCGCCATCGGCCTGATCCCGTCCTACGCCACGATCGGCTTCTGGGCCCCGGTCCTGCTGATCTTCTTCCGCCTCGTCCAGGGCTTCTCCACGGGCGGTGAGTACGGCGGCGCGTCCACCTTCATCGCCGAGTACGCCCCCGACAAGCGCCGCGGCTACTTCGGCAGCTTCCTGGAGCTCGGCACCCTGGCCGGCTACACCGGCGCGGCCGGTCTGGTCCTCATCCTGAACACCACGCTCGGCGCGGACACCATGGAGTCCTGGGGCTGGCGCGTACCGTTCCTGGTCGCGGGTCCCCTGGGCCTCGTCGGCCTCTACCTGCGCCTCAAGCTCGACGAGACGCCCGCCTTCCAGAAGCTGGAGGACGCCAGCTTCCACTCGGCGTCCGAAGGCGCCTCCACCGTGGAGACCACGGCCAAGGGCGACCTGGCGAAGATCTTCCGGCGGCACTGGCCGACGCTGATCCTCTGCGTCGCGCTCGTCGGCGCGTACAACGTCACCGACTACATGCTGCTGTCGTACATGCCGACGTACCTCTCCGACGAGCTCGGCTACGACGACTCCCACGGCCTGCTGATCCTCATCGGCACGATGATCGTCCTGATGCTGATCATGAACCAGGTCGGCAGGCTCTCCGACCGCTTCGGCCGCAAGCCGCTGCTGATGACGGGAATGCTGGGCTTCCTGTTCCTCTCCCTCCCGTCCTTCCTCCTCATCAAGCAGGGCAGCCTGCTCGCGGTCTCGGGCGGCATGCTCCTGCTCGGCCTCTCCCTGGTCTGCCTCCTCGGCACGATGTCGGCGACGCTCCCGGCCCTCTTCCCCACCTCGGTCCGCTACGGCTCCCTCTCCGTGGGCTACAACCTCTCCGCCTCCCTCTTCGGCGGCACGGCGCCCCTGGTGATCACGTCCCTGATCAGCGTCACGGGTACGGACATGGTCCCGGCGTACTACTCGATGGCAGCGGCGGTCGTCGGCGTCATCGCGGTGGCCTGCATGAAGGAAACGGCCCAGAAGCCGCTGTCGGGTTCACCACCGTCGGTGGAGACGAAGGAGGAGGCGGCGGAACTGGTCGAGGCCCAGGCGACGGCTCCGCGGTTCTGA
- the rdgB gene encoding RdgB/HAM1 family non-canonical purine NTP pyrophosphatase, which produces MTRLILATRNNGKITELRAILADAGLTHELVGADAYPEIPDVKETGVTFAENALLKAHALAQATGLPAVADDSGLCVDVLGGAPGIFSARWAGRHGDDAANLSLLLAQLSDIAPEHRAAHFACAAALALPDGTERVVEGQLRGTLRTAPSGSGGFGYDPILQPEGETRTCAELTAEEKNAISHRGKAFRGLVSVVRELLG; this is translated from the coding sequence ATGACCCGCCTCATCCTCGCCACCCGCAACAACGGCAAGATCACGGAACTGAGGGCGATCCTCGCCGACGCAGGCCTCACCCATGAGCTCGTCGGCGCGGACGCCTACCCCGAGATCCCCGACGTCAAGGAAACCGGCGTCACCTTCGCCGAGAACGCCCTGCTCAAGGCGCACGCCCTCGCCCAGGCCACGGGTCTGCCCGCCGTGGCCGACGACTCCGGCCTCTGCGTCGACGTCCTCGGCGGCGCCCCCGGTATCTTCTCCGCCCGCTGGGCGGGCCGCCACGGAGACGACGCCGCGAACCTGTCCCTCCTCCTGGCCCAGCTGTCCGACATCGCCCCGGAACACCGCGCCGCCCACTTCGCCTGCGCGGCGGCCCTGGCCCTGCCGGACGGCACGGAACGGGTGGTGGAGGGCCAACTGCGCGGCACCCTGCGCACCGCCCCCTCGGGCTCGGGCGGCTTCGGCTACGACCCGATCCTCCAGCCGGAGGGCGAGACGCGCACGTGCGCGGAGCTGACGGCGGAGGAGAAGAACGCGATCAGCCATCGCGGCAAGGCGTTCCGGGGGCTGGTGTCGGTGGTGCGGGAGTTGTTGGGCTGA
- the rph gene encoding ribonuclease PH, with amino-acid sequence MSSTPAPRIDGRTPQQLRPITIERGWSKHAEGSVLISFGDTKVFCTASVTEGVPRWRKGSGEGWVTAEYSMLPRSTNTRGDREAVRGKIGGRTHEISRLIGRSLRAVIDYKSLGENTIVLDCDVLQADGGTRTAAITGAYVALADAVAWAQGKKLVKAGRKPLTDTVSAVSVGIVGGVPLLDLCYEEDVRAETDMNVVCTGDGRFVEVQGTAEAEPFDRKELNALLDLAVGGCEDLAALQREALEATR; translated from the coding sequence ATGTCCTCTACGCCCGCCCCCCGCATCGACGGCCGCACCCCCCAGCAACTCCGCCCCATCACCATCGAACGCGGCTGGAGCAAGCACGCCGAGGGCTCCGTCCTCATCTCCTTCGGCGACACCAAAGTCTTCTGCACCGCCTCCGTCACCGAGGGCGTCCCGCGCTGGCGCAAGGGCAGCGGCGAGGGCTGGGTCACCGCCGAGTACTCGATGCTGCCCCGCTCCACCAACACCCGCGGCGACCGCGAAGCCGTCCGCGGCAAGATCGGCGGCCGCACCCACGAGATCTCCCGCCTCATCGGCCGCAGCCTGCGCGCCGTCATCGACTACAAGTCCCTCGGCGAGAACACCATCGTCCTCGACTGCGACGTCCTCCAGGCCGACGGCGGCACCCGCACCGCCGCCATCACCGGCGCCTACGTCGCCCTCGCCGACGCCGTCGCCTGGGCCCAGGGCAAGAAGCTCGTCAAGGCAGGCCGCAAGCCCCTCACCGACACCGTCTCGGCCGTCTCCGTCGGCATCGTCGGCGGCGTCCCCCTCCTCGACCTCTGCTACGAGGAGGACGTGCGGGCCGAGACCGACATGAACGTCGTCTGCACCGGCGACGGCCGCTTCGTCGAGGTCCAGGGCACCGCCGAGGCCGAGCCCTTCGACCGCAAGGAGCTCAACGCGCTCCTCGACCTCGCCGTCGGCGGCTGCGAGGACCTCGCCGCCCTCCAGCGCGAGGCGCTCGAAGCGACACGGTGA
- a CDS encoding PTS glucose/sucrose transporter subunit IIB — MASKAEKIVAGLGGIDNIEEVEGCITRLRTEVNDPSLVDDAALKAAGAHGVVKMGTAIQVVIGTDADPIAADIEDMM, encoded by the coding sequence ATGGCCAGCAAGGCTGAGAAGATCGTCGCCGGGCTCGGCGGCATCGACAACATCGAAGAGGTCGAGGGCTGCATCACCCGCCTCCGCACCGAGGTCAACGACCCGAGCCTCGTCGACGACGCCGCGCTGAAGGCCGCCGGCGCCCACGGCGTCGTCAAGATGGGCACCGCGATCCAGGTCGTCATCGGCACCGACGCCGACCCGATCGCCGCGGACATCGAAGACATGATGTGA
- a CDS encoding PTS transporter subunit EIIC codes for MSSDAAAAPRKKPRKKWWNGLFQGLQKMGRSLQLPIAVLPAAGILNRLGQPDVFGDDGLGWTNVAKVFAAAGGSLLDSSLGLPLLFCIGVAIGMAKKSDGSTALAAVAGFLVYYAVLRAFPDDCPTDTTFSAAGMWGGVCVAEDGTVAQAAYQNPGVFGGIVMGLLAAWFWQRYHRVKLVDWLGFFNGRRLVPIIMAFVGLVFAGLCVWIWPPIGDALTSFSKWLVDLGWLGSGIFGVANRALLTVGLHQFLNTFVWFQFGDYTKPDGTMVHGDINRFLAGDPSAGQFTSGFFPIMMFALPAAALAITHCARPERRKVVGGMMLSVGLTSFVTGITEPIEYSFLFIAPLLYALHAVLTGVSMAVTWALGVKDGFSFSAGLIDYVINWSLATKPWLILLIGLGFGVVYYFVFRFVIVKFDLATPGREPEEEAEALDREQTKA; via the coding sequence ATGAGTTCCGACGCTGCCGCGGCCCCACGGAAGAAGCCACGGAAGAAGTGGTGGAACGGCCTGTTCCAGGGCTTGCAGAAGATGGGCCGCAGCCTCCAGCTCCCCATCGCGGTCCTGCCGGCCGCCGGCATCCTCAACCGCCTCGGCCAGCCGGACGTCTTCGGCGACGACGGGCTCGGCTGGACGAACGTCGCCAAGGTCTTCGCGGCGGCGGGCGGTTCCCTGCTCGACTCCTCGCTCGGCCTGCCGCTGCTGTTCTGCATCGGCGTCGCGATCGGCATGGCGAAGAAGTCGGACGGCTCCACGGCGCTCGCCGCGGTCGCGGGCTTCCTCGTCTACTACGCGGTGCTCCGCGCCTTCCCCGACGACTGCCCCACCGACACCACCTTCTCCGCCGCCGGGATGTGGGGCGGCGTCTGCGTCGCGGAGGACGGGACGGTCGCGCAGGCGGCGTACCAGAATCCCGGGGTGTTCGGCGGCATCGTGATGGGGCTGCTGGCCGCGTGGTTCTGGCAGCGCTACCACCGCGTGAAGCTGGTCGACTGGCTCGGCTTCTTCAACGGCCGCCGCCTGGTGCCGATCATCATGGCCTTCGTCGGGCTGGTCTTCGCGGGGCTGTGCGTCTGGATCTGGCCGCCGATCGGTGACGCGCTGACGAGCTTCTCGAAGTGGCTGGTGGATCTGGGCTGGCTGGGCTCCGGCATCTTCGGCGTCGCGAACCGCGCGCTGCTCACGGTGGGCCTGCATCAGTTCCTGAACACGTTCGTGTGGTTCCAGTTCGGTGACTACACGAAGCCGGACGGCACGATGGTGCACGGTGACATCAACCGGTTCCTCGCGGGTGACCCGTCGGCGGGCCAGTTCACCTCGGGGTTCTTCCCGATCATGATGTTCGCGCTGCCGGCGGCGGCGCTGGCGATCACGCACTGCGCGCGGCCGGAGCGGCGCAAGGTGGTCGGCGGCATGATGCTCTCGGTCGGTCTGACGTCGTTCGTCACGGGCATCACCGAGCCGATCGAGTACTCGTTCCTCTTCATCGCCCCGCTGCTGTACGCGCTGCACGCGGTGCTCACCGGTGTCTCGATGGCGGTGACGTGGGCGCTGGGCGTGAAGGACGGCTTCAGCTTCTCGGCGGGGCTGATCGACTACGTCATCAACTGGAGCCTGGCGACGAAGCCGTGGCTGATCCTGCTGATCGGTCTGGGCTTCGGGGTCGTGTACTACTTCGTGTTCCGCTTCGTGATCGTGAAGTTCGATCTGGCGACGCCGGGGCGGGAGCCGGAGGAGGAGGCGGAGGCGTTGGACCGGGAGCAGACGAAGGCGTGA
- a CDS encoding PTS transporter subunit EIIC → MSTATAKAAPAKKRGSGLFQGLQKVGRSLQLPIAVLPAAGIMVRLGQDDVFGKDGLGWDKVAAVFNNAGGAITGSLPLLFCIGVAIGFAKKADGSTALAAVVGFLVYSKVLEAFPVTEAVVKKGEDAPAVYNNPGVLGGIIMGLLAAMLWQKYHRTKLVDWLGFFNGRRLVPIIMAFVGILVGVFFGLVWEPIGHGIENFAEWMTGLGAGGSALFGGINRALIPIGMHQFVNTIAWFQLGSFNDGGEIVHGDIARFLAGDPSAGMYMSGFFPIMMFGLPAAAIAIAHCARPERRKVVMGMMISLALTSFVTGVTEPIEFTFMFIAPVLYALHIVLTAVSMAVTWALGVHAGFNFSAGFIDYALNWSLATKPWLIIPIGLVFAALYYFVFRFAILKFNLTTPGREPEEEIEDLTKA, encoded by the coding sequence ATGAGTACGGCCACCGCCAAGGCGGCGCCCGCGAAGAAGCGGGGCTCCGGCCTGTTCCAGGGCTTGCAGAAGGTGGGCCGCAGTCTCCAGCTGCCCATCGCCGTCCTGCCCGCCGCCGGCATCATGGTGCGGCTCGGTCAGGATGACGTCTTCGGCAAGGACGGCCTCGGCTGGGACAAGGTCGCCGCGGTCTTCAACAACGCCGGCGGTGCGATCACCGGCTCGCTGCCGCTCCTCTTCTGCATCGGTGTGGCCATCGGCTTCGCCAAGAAGGCGGACGGCTCCACCGCGCTCGCCGCCGTCGTCGGCTTCCTCGTCTACAGCAAGGTACTCGAGGCCTTCCCGGTCACCGAAGCGGTGGTCAAGAAGGGCGAGGACGCTCCGGCCGTCTACAACAATCCAGGGGTCCTCGGCGGCATCATCATGGGCCTGCTGGCCGCGATGCTGTGGCAGAAGTACCACCGCACCAAGCTGGTCGACTGGCTCGGCTTCTTCAACGGCCGCCGTCTCGTCCCGATCATCATGGCCTTCGTCGGCATCCTCGTCGGCGTCTTCTTCGGTCTGGTCTGGGAGCCCATCGGTCACGGCATCGAGAACTTCGCCGAGTGGATGACCGGTCTCGGCGCCGGTGGCTCCGCGCTCTTCGGCGGCATCAACCGCGCGCTGATCCCGATCGGCATGCACCAGTTCGTCAACACCATCGCCTGGTTCCAGCTCGGCTCCTTCAACGACGGCGGCGAGATCGTCCACGGCGACATCGCCCGCTTCCTGGCCGGTGACCCGTCCGCCGGTATGTACATGTCGGGCTTCTTCCCGATCATGATGTTCGGCCTCCCGGCCGCCGCGATCGCCATCGCCCACTGCGCGCGCCCCGAGCGCCGCAAGGTCGTGATGGGCATGATGATCTCGCTGGCGCTGACCTCGTTCGTGACCGGTGTGACCGAGCCGATCGAGTTCACCTTCATGTTCATCGCCCCGGTCCTCTACGCGCTCCACATTGTGCTGACGGCCGTCTCGATGGCGGTGACCTGGGCGCTCGGTGTGCACGCCGGCTTCAACTTCTCCGCCGGCTTCATCGACTACGCCCTTAACTGGAGCCTCGCGACCAAGCCGTGGCTGATCATCCCGATCGGTCTGGTCTTCGCGGCGCTGTACTACTTCGTCTTCCGGTTCGCGATCCTCAAGTTCAACCTCACCACCCCGGGCCGTGAGCCGGAGGAGGAGATCGAGGACCTCACCAAGGCGTAG